Genomic DNA from Mycobacterium stomatepiae:
GATCACGTGGGTCATCGGCACGTCGTGCGGCTCGGCCGGCAGCTCGTCGACGAACTCGTCGTCGCGCACCATTGCGACCAGGCGGGCCAGCGGGTTCCTGGCGTCCAGCGAGCGGTCGTAGTAGCCACGGCCCCGGCCCAAACGCGCGCCCCGACGGTCGACGGCCAAGGCCGGCACCACCACCATTTCGGCCTCGGCCAGGGCGGCCTCCGGCAGCCATGGCTCGCGCGGCTCGAGCAGGCCCCACCGGCCGCGGACGAGTTCACCCGGCCGGTACTCGGCCCAGCGCAGCCGCATCGGGCTGCCGTCCGCGGCCGTGCGCGCGACCGGCAACAGCACCCTCCGGGAAAGCTGCAGCAGCGCGTCCAGCATCGCCACCGAGCCCGGCTCGGTACCGACCGGAACGTAGGCGCAGACGGTGCTGCCGCCGCTCGCGGCGAGCGCGAGTTGTTCGGTGAGTATCCGCGCCTCAGCGGCGCGAACGTCGTCGGCAACCAGACCTCGGGCCGCCAGCAGTTGCTCACGCAATGCGGCCTTGGTCAAAGTTGTCATGTATCAACGATGACAGGGCGGGTATTCGGCCTGCCATGCAGCGGCGGCAACCCCCCTGAGGGCTATGGTGTGTGAACGATGTCACGGCCAGATGAAGTCCCGATCCCGTACACGGCGATCGTCCCCGCAGCCGGTCTGGGCACCCGTTTCCTGCCGGCCACCAAGACGGTGCCCAAAGAGTTGCTGCCCGTCGTCGACACGCCCGGTATCGAGCTGGTAGCGGAGGAAGCGGCCGCGGCCGGTGCCGAGCGGCTGGTCATCATCACCTCCGAGGGCAAGGACGGCGTCGTCGCCCACTTCGTCGAGGACCTGGTGCTGGAAGGCACGCTCGAAGCCCGGGGCAAGAAGGCGATGCTCGCCAAGGTGCGTCGCGCCCCGGCACTGATCAAGGTCGAGTCGGTGGTGCAGGCCGAGCCGCTCGGATTGGGACATGCCATCGGTTGCGTGGAGCCCACGCTGACGCCCGACGAGGACGCCGTGATGGTGCTGCTGCCCGACGACCTGGTGCTGCCGACCGGCGTGCTGGAGACCATGTCGAAGGTACGCGCCGAGCACGGCGGCACGGTGTTGTGCGCCATCGAGGTCACGCCGGAAGAGATCAGCGCCTACGGTGTTTTCGACGTCGAGGCCATCCCCGGAGCCGGCAATTCCGACGTGCTCAAGGTCAAGGGCATGGTGGAAAAACCCAAGGCCTCCGACGCCCCATCGCTGTATGCGGCGGCCGGCCGGTACGTGCTGGACCGCGCCATCTTCGATGCCCTGCGCCGCATCGACCACGGGGCCGGCGGCGAACTCCAGCTCACCGACGCGATCGCGCTGCTGATCAAGGAGGGCCACCCGGTTCATGTCGTCGTCCACCGCGGATCTCGACACGACTTGGGAAATCCTGGCGGCTACCTCAAGGCTGCGGTTGACTTTGCATTGGATCGTGACGACTACGGACCGGAATTGCGGCGGTGGTTGGTGGCGCGATTGGGCCTGAACGAGCAGTAGCCGCCCGTCAGGGGTGACGGCAGAGAGGCGGCGGCGAGTGCGTTCGGTTGAGGAGCAGCAGGCCCGGATCGCGGCGGCGGCGGTAGCCCCGCGCCCGATACGTGTCGCCATCGCGGAGGCGCAGGGATTGTTGTGCGCCGAAGAAGTGGTGACCGAGCGGCCGCTGCCCGGCTTCGACCAGGCCGCGATCGACGGCTACGCCGTGCGTAGCGTCGACGTACTCGGCATCGGTGAAGTGGGCGGCGACCTGTCCCTCGACGAAACCGGCGAGCCAATGGCCGACGAGGACACCCCCGGCGGGCTGGTCCTGCCGGTGATGGGGACCATCGAGGCCGGTGCGCGCACGCCGAGCCGCTTACAGCCGCGGCAGGCCGCGCGGGTGCAGACCGGGGCGCCGCTGCCCACGCTGGCCGACGCGGTGCTGCCGTTGCGCTGGACCGATGGCGGCACGTCGAAGGTGCGGATTCTGCGCGGGGCGCCGTCGGGCGCCTACGTGCGTCGCGCCGGCGACGATGTCCAGCCCGGCGACGTCGCGGTGCGTGCCGGGACGATCATCGGTGCGGCTCAGGTGGGCCTGCTCGCGGCGGTTGGCCGGGAACGGGTGCTGGTGCATCCGCGTCCGCGGGTGTCGGTGATGGCGGTGGGCGGCGAGTTGGTCGACATCGCGCGCACGCCGAGCAACGGTCAGGTCTACGACGTCAACTCCTATGCACTGGCGGCCGCCGCCCGCGATGCCGGCGCCGAGGTCAACCGGGTCGGCATCGTGCCCAACAACCCCCACGAGCTGGGCGAAATCGTGCAGGGTCAGATCAATCGCGCCGAAGTCGTGGTGATCGCCGGCGGGGTGGGCGGCGCGGCGGCCGAGGCGGTGCGGGTGGTGCTGTCCGAGCTCGGCGAGATGGAGGTCGTCCGCGTCGCCATGCACCCGGGCTCGGTGCAGGGCTTCGGGCAGCTGGGCCGCGACGGGGTGCCGGTCTTCCTGTTGCCGGCCAACCCGGTCAGCGCGTTGGTGGTCTTCGAGGTGATGGTGCGCCCGTTGATCCGGCTTTCGCTGGGCAAGCGCCAGCCGATGCGCCGGGTGGTGCAGGCTCGCACGCTGTCGCCGATCACCTCGGTGGCCGGGCGCAAGGGTTACCTGCGCGGGCAGCTGATGCGCGACCAGGACAGCGGTGAGTATTTGGTGCAGGCGCTGGGCGGGGCGCCGGGGTCGTCGCATTTGCTCGCGACGCTGGCTGAGGCAAACTGTCTAGTTATGGTTCCCAGTGGGGCCGAGCAGATTCGTACCGGTGAGATCGTCGACGTCGCGTTCCTGGCCCAGCGCGGCTGACTCACACGATTGCGCGCGCCGGTGAACCTCTTGCGTTCCAACGCCCGTCATCCCGGGTGGCCCTCGTCGGTCGGGCCGCTGCGGGTCGCGGCCGGCGTCGTGCGGCTGCGCGCGGTGCGGATGCGCGATGGCGCCCAGTGGAGCCGCCATCGGTTGGCCGATCGCGCGCATCTCGAGCCGTGGGAGCCGACGTCCGACGGCGACTGGGCGCTGCGGCACACCGTCGCGGCCTGGCCGGCGTTGTGTTCGGGCCTGCGTGCCGAGGCCCGCAGTGGCCGCATGCTGCCGTATGTGATCGAGCTCGACGGGCAGTTCTGCGGGCAGCTGACCATCGGCAACGTGACTCACGGCGCGCTGCGGTCGGCATGGATCGGCTACTGGGTGCCCAGCTCGGCGACCGGCGGCGGCGTGGCCACCGGCGCACTGGCGCTGGGCCTGGACCACTGCTTCGGACCGGTCATGCTGCATCGGGTGGAGGCCACCGTGCGTCCGGAGAACGTCGCCAGCCGGGCGGTGTTGGCCAAGGTCGGATTCCGCGAGGAGGGCCTGCTGCGGCGCTACCTCGAGGTTGACCGGGCCTGGCGCGACCATCTCCTGATGGCCATCACGGCCGAGGAGGTCTACGGGTCGGTGGCGTCGACGCTGGTCCGTGCCGGATACGCGCGCTGGGCGTGATTTAGCGGCTCGCTGCTTGGGCGTGCCGCGGTGGCCGCCTTTTCGCTTTCGAGACAGTGATTTCGACGCCCGACGACCCGCCGCCGTAGAGAAATCGCAATAAATTTGTGGCTAGCGTGATATATGTGGCGTGTGATGCTTGATTGAGGCAAATTACAGGTGTGTAATTGTGCTGGTCACAGGTCCCGGCAGCGCAGGCCAACGATCGGCCCCGCGGGGGATCCCGACCAGAAAGAGCAGGTCATCATGCCAAGCATCCCGCAGTCGTTGTTGTGGATCTCGCTCGTGGTGCTCTGGCTGTTCGTGCTGGTACCGATGCTGATCAGCAAGCGTGACGCCGTGCGACGCACCAGCGACGTGGCGCTGGCCACCCGGGTGCTCAACGGTGGCGCGGGTTCCCGGCTGCTTCGGCGCAACGGTCCGGCCGCGGGTCACCGCAGCGACCCGGACTGGAAGCCGGAAGACTCGGCCGGCGACGAGCTCGCGGAGACCGACGACGAAGCCGAGACCGAGGAGCTGCGCCCCGCCGGTGTGGTCGTGATGCGGATGGCGGCCGCCGAGCCGGCCGAGCCCGACTACCTGGACGTCGACGTCGTCGAAGACTCCGGCGCCCTGCCGGCCGGGGTCAGCGCCGTGGCCACCGAGCCCGAGCTGGCTCCGGTCGACGAAGACGAGGGCGCCGAAGAGAAGCACGCCGAGGACGAAGACGGAGCCGACGACGATCACCTCGACGACGAGTACGAGTACGTCGAGGATTCATCCGGTTTGGAGCCCGAGGCGGACGACGAGGACCCGGGCGTGCGCGAGCGCGTGGTCCCGGCGAGCGCACAACGCCGGCGCCGTTTCGACACCAAGACCGCGGCCGCCGTCACCGCCCGCAAGTACGCCTTCCGCAAGAAGGTGCTGATGGTGATGGCCGTTGTCTTGGTCGGCACGGCGACGGCTGCCTTCGAGATCACCCCGGGCGCCTGGTGGGTCTGCGGGACCGCCACCGCGATCACACTGCTCTACCTGGGTTATCTGCGCCGCCAGACCAAAATCGAGGAGAAGGTCCGCCGACGCCGCACGCAGCGGATGGCCCGCACCCGCTTTGGCATGGAGAACGCCCGCAATCGCGACTACGACGTGGTCCCGTCGCGGCTGCGCCGCCCCGGTGCGGTGGTGCTGGAGATCGATGACGAGGACCCGATCTTCGAGCACCTGGACTACGCGATGCCGCAGCAGAACTACGGCTGGCCCCGGGACCTGCCGCGCGCCGTCGGCCAGTAGTGCCGTTGGTGCTGGCGCCGTTGCAGAACTGGTAGCCTCTAGCGGTCAAGGGGCTATAGCGCAGTTGGTAGCGCGTCTCGTTCGCATCGAGAAGGTCAGGGGTTCGATTCCCCTTAGCTCCACAAAGTTTGAGCAGGTCAAGGATTCAATCGCTGACAGTTTGGCCGGTCGCCTCGAACACGACGCGCCGCCCGATCTCCACCGCATGGTCGGCAGACCGTTCATAGAAGCGGCCCAACAGCGTGACATCGACAGCCGCCGTGACGCCGTCCTCCCACTCCTCGTCCAAGACGGCGCTGAACAGTCGTTGGTGCAGATCGTTCATCGCATCGTCTTCGTCGCTGATCCGCGCGGCTTGGTCCGGATCATGGGATAGCACTACGTCGCGAGCGCTGTTGCCGAGCTCGACGGCTATGCGCCCCATCTCCGCGAAGTACCCGTGGACCTTGTCCGGCAGGGTGTAGCTGGGATGGCGGCGGCGCGCGATCTTCGCGACGTGTAGCGCTAGTCCGCCCATCCGTTCGGCGTTCGCCACGTTCTGCAGGGAGCCGACGACGAGCCGCAGGTCCCCGGCGACGGGCGCTTGCAGCGCGAGCAGGGCGAACGCGGCCTCTTCTGCGCGGGTTTGCATCTCGGTGAGCTGATCGTGATCGGTGATCACTTGCTCGGACATGGCCAGATCGGCTTTAAGTAGCGCTTGTGTCGCTCGCTCCATCGCCAGACCGGCCAGGCCGCACATGCTGCTCAGCAATTCGGTCAGCGATTCCAGTTGTCCATGAAACGCCGTACGCATTTCACCAGCTTAAAAGGACCCGGCCCCGGCGCGACGGCAACGTTGGACGCATGATTAACAAACGATTTCCGATGGGTGAAGTGGCTTCCCTACAAGTGGTTGGAAAGGCGAGGGTTGTTTACCGAAGCATGCGAGGTGGGGAGACGATGGCGCTGTCGGACGTGGTGATGAGGGTACTCGGCTTCTTGCGCGCCGGCTACCCCGAAGGTATCCCCACACATGACTATGTCCCGCTGCTGGCGTTGCTGCGGCGCCGTCTTTCCGACGATGAAGTCGTCGCTGTTGCCGCGCAGGTGATCTCGCGCGGAAACAGGCCGATCGACGCGGCGGATGTGCGGGTCGCGATCACCAAGCTCACCGACGAAATGCCCTCGCCGGACGACACCGAGCGGGTGAAACAGAGGCTGGCGCACGTCGGCTGGCCGGTTGACGACGCCTTCGGAACTTCGCACTAGGGGCGAATCATGGCAGCACGTGAGAGTCGTCGAAGGTCAGGCACTCGCGCGGGCGACGAAGTCGCATCCCCCGATCGTGCTCAAGCCGAGCAGTTCGCCAAGATCCTGCGTCGCGAACTCGCCGAACTCAGCGAGAACCTTGTCGCAGCAGAAGTCGAACGGCACCTTCGATGCGAGTCTGAGGGCTACGTCGATCCACCCAAGCGTCTTATCGCAGCCCAGGATCGCATTGCGGATATTCGAAGAATGCTCAACACACTGACCGCGCGGTTCCCTGGCACCTAGGCGGCAGGTGGTCACGCCTTGGTATTGCCGAACCCGACATGGCTGCGGATCAGTGGCAGGGTCGCCGCGGTGGCGAAGCCGGCCGGGGCTGCACAGATCGCCGGCACGGCATTGAGCACCTGCATGCCGGTGGCCACGCTTGCCGAACGGACGTGTTCTTCCATGCTCGCGGCGCGGGTAAAGCTCGCCAGGCAGAAGAAGTGTGTCCGCATCGAGGGTTCGCCCTCGATCGTCAGCGTCCAACCGTCCTGGGGTTTGGGCCAATGACCCGGGTATTCGCCGCCCACGGTCCACAGCGTCTCGATCTCGACGAGCACCTCGCCGTTACGCCGTCCCGACGACGTCCAGCGTTGCCCCGCAGTGGTTCCCGCGCGCAGCACGCGGTCGAAGATCTGATGATCCTCTCGTGCGGGCACCGCCTCCACCGTTGCGGTGACCTCGTCGATGTCGGCGTTCAGCGCGTCCGCGAGAAGCCAGACCTGTTCGGTGAAGATCCCGCTGTTGAAGGCCAAGAACTCGCTGGCTTCGGTGCTGATGTCTTCGACCGGTTGTCCAAAGCGCATGTTGTCGAACGTGATCGACGTGCTTTCGTAGACCGACCAGTCGGCGCGTTCCTGCAGGGTGATCTTGTCGATGGTGCGGCACATGCCGGACAGGGGCAGTGGCAGCGCGCCGGAGAGGTTCCCGGGGTTCAGGCCGCTGCCATGCACCGTGGTGCCGCCGGCCTGACAGGCTTCGAGGACACGGTCGCGGTCGGCCGGATCGATACGGCGCGGATGGAACAGAAATGCCGTCGTGGCAACGTTTTTCCCGCTGGCGAGCAGGGCGCATACCTCGTCGAGGTTGGTGTTGCGCGGCGTGTAGAGCACGCAATCCGCATCCAGTGCGACGATCTTGTCGACGTCGGTGGTCGCGGTGACGCCGATCGGCTCTCGGCCGACTAACGTGCCGACGTCGACTCCGTTCTTCGAGTCGGAATACACTCGGGCGCCGACGATCTCGATGTCGGGCCGGTGGTCGATGATGGTCGTGACCATCTCGGCGCCGACCGTGCCGGTGCCCCAGGGGATGACGCGGAGCCGCGTTGGATCACGATCTGTCGTCACTGCTTCCTCCTGACACCGGTGGCTGAGGCGGCCTTCATTGTGACCGACCCGTTGCCCTGTCTTGCAGCTAGGTGTCGCAGGCGATGGGGACAATCGACGACATTCCCGACGTGGTCAGCGCCTGTACCAGGGTGGCCGTCCAGGCGTGTTGGCCGCTCGGCAGCACGAGGTCCGGCGCGCCTACGATCGCTATATGAGCAGAGCTTTCGTCGTCACATTCGCGGCCGGATTGCTCGTCGCAATATTCGGTCTGATCTGGGCGCTGCAGGGATTCGGGGTGCTTGGTGGCAGCCCGATGAGCAACACCACCACCTGGTCCGTCATCGGTCCGATCACGGTGGTGATCGGCACCGCAATCGCGGTATTCAGCTGGCGGAAAATCTCGTCGAAATAGTCCGTCAGGTCTGTGCCACGGTGAATCCCACCGTGTGCCATCCGGTGGCGCCATCGGGCACGCTGCCAACCTGATCCGCGGTTTGGATAGCCCCGGTGTTGTCGGTGGCGCGCACCGTGATGGTGTGTTTCCCAGGGGTTTTCGCCTGCCAGGGGAAGCTCCACAATCGCCACGTCGCCCCGGAATAACTCGCGCCCAGTTCGGCGGGCTGCCACCCGCCATCGTCGATACGGACCTCCACCGCCCGCACCCCGCGATTCTGTGCCCACGCGACACCGCCGAACACGACCGGTCCCCCCGGTAGTTCCTGACCATCTTTCGGCACGTCAATGCGCGACTCGGTCTTGATGGGCGCTTGCGCCGCCCAGCCGAACCGCGTCCAGTACGCCTTTGCCTTGTCGAAACGAGTCAGCTCCAGGTCGACGACCCATTTGGTCGCGGACACATACCCGTAGAGCCCCGGCACCACCAGCCGGGCCGGGTAGCCGTGCTCGATCGGCAGCGGCTGACCGTTGAGGCCCACCGCCAGCAGCGCCTCGCGGCCATCGGTCAGCGCCGCCACCGGCGTGCCCGCCGTGAATCCGTCTATCGAGGTGGAGAGCACCATGTCGGAGTCCGCATGCACACCGGCCGCCGCCAGCAGGTCGGCTACCCGGTATCCCGTCCATATCCCCGTCGAAAGCAATTTCCCCCCAACGGGATTCGAGACACAGGTCAACGTCGCCACCGTCTCGACGACCTCGAAGTGGGCGAGATCGTCGAAGCCGTATGTGGCATCGCGATTCACCATGCCGTGGATGCGTAGCCGCCAGTCGCCGTGGCTGAGTTGGGGCACGCTTAGTGCGGTGTCCACCCGGTAGAAGTCGGCGCTCGGGGTGATAAAGCTAGTAAGGGCACGGCCTTTCGGTTGCACGTCAACGGGCACCGGCGGCGCCGGTGATCGCGGCCGGGGGAGCGCGAAGGTGT
This window encodes:
- a CDS encoding 5-formyltetrahydrofolate cyclo-ligase, which encodes MTTLTKAALREQLLAARGLVADDVRAAEARILTEQLALAASGGSTVCAYVPVGTEPGSVAMLDALLQLSRRVLLPVARTAADGSPMRLRWAEYRPGELVRGRWGLLEPREPWLPEAALAEAEMVVVPALAVDRRGARLGRGRGYYDRSLDARNPLARLVAMVRDDEFVDELPAEPHDVPMTHVITPGRGLVSLRAADGPRE
- a CDS encoding UTP--glucose-1-phosphate uridylyltransferase, whose translation is MSRPDEVPIPYTAIVPAAGLGTRFLPATKTVPKELLPVVDTPGIELVAEEAAAAGAERLVIITSEGKDGVVAHFVEDLVLEGTLEARGKKAMLAKVRRAPALIKVESVVQAEPLGLGHAIGCVEPTLTPDEDAVMVLLPDDLVLPTGVLETMSKVRAEHGGTVLCAIEVTPEEISAYGVFDVEAIPGAGNSDVLKVKGMVEKPKASDAPSLYAAAGRYVLDRAIFDALRRIDHGAGGELQLTDAIALLIKEGHPVHVVVHRGSRHDLGNPGGYLKAAVDFALDRDDYGPELRRWLVARLGLNEQ
- the glp gene encoding molybdotransferase-like divisome protein Glp → MRSVEEQQARIAAAAVAPRPIRVAIAEAQGLLCAEEVVTERPLPGFDQAAIDGYAVRSVDVLGIGEVGGDLSLDETGEPMADEDTPGGLVLPVMGTIEAGARTPSRLQPRQAARVQTGAPLPTLADAVLPLRWTDGGTSKVRILRGAPSGAYVRRAGDDVQPGDVAVRAGTIIGAAQVGLLAAVGRERVLVHPRPRVSVMAVGGELVDIARTPSNGQVYDVNSYALAAAARDAGAEVNRVGIVPNNPHELGEIVQGQINRAEVVVIAGGVGGAAAEAVRVVLSELGEMEVVRVAMHPGSVQGFGQLGRDGVPVFLLPANPVSALVVFEVMVRPLIRLSLGKRQPMRRVVQARTLSPITSVAGRKGYLRGQLMRDQDSGEYLVQALGGAPGSSHLLATLAEANCLVMVPSGAEQIRTGEIVDVAFLAQRG
- a CDS encoding GNAT family N-acetyltransferase gives rise to the protein MNLLRSNARHPGWPSSVGPLRVAAGVVRLRAVRMRDGAQWSRHRLADRAHLEPWEPTSDGDWALRHTVAAWPALCSGLRAEARSGRMLPYVIELDGQFCGQLTIGNVTHGALRSAWIGYWVPSSATGGGVATGALALGLDHCFGPVMLHRVEATVRPENVASRAVLAKVGFREEGLLRRYLEVDRAWRDHLLMAITAEEVYGSVASTLVRAGYARWA
- the sepX gene encoding divisome protein SepX/GlpR, giving the protein MPSIPQSLLWISLVVLWLFVLVPMLISKRDAVRRTSDVALATRVLNGGAGSRLLRRNGPAAGHRSDPDWKPEDSAGDELAETDDEAETEELRPAGVVVMRMAAAEPAEPDYLDVDVVEDSGALPAGVSAVATEPELAPVDEDEGAEEKHAEDEDGADDDHLDDEYEYVEDSSGLEPEADDEDPGVRERVVPASAQRRRRFDTKTAAAVTARKYAFRKKVLMVMAVVLVGTATAAFEITPGAWWVCGTATAITLLYLGYLRRQTKIEEKVRRRRTQRMARTRFGMENARNRDYDVVPSRLRRPGAVVLEIDDEDPIFEHLDYAMPQQNYGWPRDLPRAVGQ
- the phoU gene encoding phosphate signaling complex protein PhoU; translated protein: MRTAFHGQLESLTELLSSMCGLAGLAMERATQALLKADLAMSEQVITDHDQLTEMQTRAEEAAFALLALQAPVAGDLRLVVGSLQNVANAERMGGLALHVAKIARRRHPSYTLPDKVHGYFAEMGRIAVELGNSARDVVLSHDPDQAARISDEDDAMNDLHQRLFSAVLDEEWEDGVTAAVDVTLLGRFYERSADHAVEIGRRVVFEATGQTVSD
- a CDS encoding DUF3349 domain-containing protein, translated to MALSDVVMRVLGFLRAGYPEGIPTHDYVPLLALLRRRLSDDEVVAVAAQVISRGNRPIDAADVRVAITKLTDEMPSPDDTERVKQRLAHVGWPVDDAFGTSH
- a CDS encoding NAD(P)H-dependent amine dehydrogenase family protein — its product is MVTTIIDHRPDIEIVGARVYSDSKNGVDVGTLVGREPIGVTATTDVDKIVALDADCVLYTPRNTNLDEVCALLASGKNVATTAFLFHPRRIDPADRDRVLEACQAGGTTVHGSGLNPGNLSGALPLPLSGMCRTIDKITLQERADWSVYESTSITFDNMRFGQPVEDISTEASEFLAFNSGIFTEQVWLLADALNADIDEVTATVEAVPAREDHQIFDRVLRAGTTAGQRWTSSGRRNGEVLVEIETLWTVGGEYPGHWPKPQDGWTLTIEGEPSMRTHFFCLASFTRAASMEEHVRSASVATGMQVLNAVPAICAAPAGFATAATLPLIRSHVGFGNTKA
- a CDS encoding molybdopterin-dependent oxidoreductase yields the protein MADAPSNERMIAGVSAAAVSLGVAELVGIPFGARANARAAIGSLVVDLTPGPVKEWAIQTLGSLDKIFLAIVVLAVIATIAAIAGSSETRRRPVGSAAIATAGVLGCVAVLSRQGATLPDTIPTVVGAVCGVVALRLLTLRLWPRDPAGGAEDAPDARRRMLIVYGLLGFGVVSSVVGAVVTRLAHSVAGDRNTFALPRPRSPAPPVPVDVQPKGRALTSFITPSADFYRVDTALSVPQLSHGDWRLRIHGMVNRDATYGFDDLAHFEVVETVATLTCVSNPVGGKLLSTGIWTGYRVADLLAAAGVHADSDMVLSTSIDGFTAGTPVAALTDGREALLAVGLNGQPLPIEHGYPARLVVPGLYGYVSATKWVVDLELTRFDKAKAYWTRFGWAAQAPIKTESRIDVPKDGQELPGGPVVFGGVAWAQNRGVRAVEVRIDDGGWQPAELGASYSGATWRLWSFPWQAKTPGKHTITVRATDNTGAIQTADQVGSVPDGATGWHTVGFTVAQT